CCGTGCAGGTGCGCAGCACCACGCCGTCCAGCGGCACGGGCTTCTCGAAGCGCAGCAGCACGCCTTCCTCGGAGGGATCTCCCTCGGGGCTCCATCCGGTGGCCGGGTTGCCGTCGAGCAGCAGCTCGGCACCGGTCCCCGAGGTGGGCGTCAGCGTCTGCAGGGTGATGGGGTTGGCGGCGAGGGCGGCGCTGCCCAGGCCCAGCGTGGCGAGGAAGGCGAGACGGCGGCTCATGAGGTACCTCCAGCGGCGGCGGATTCCGGAAGCTCGAGCTGGTGCTCGGGGACGACGTAGGCGACGCGGGCGTGGTTCTCGCTCAAGGGGTCGTCCCGGAACGAGCCCCCGGTGTGCGTGCGGCGCACGAGGCGGTTCTCCCTCCAGACGGAGCCATCGCGTCGCACGAAGCGGTGCGCCACCTCGAGCACCTCGCAGCGGAAGCCTGGGTTCTCGGGCATCCGCACCGCGCCGTGCACGTGCGTGGCGTCCACGCGCACCTCCAGCATCACGGGCCACGGGTGCGGGTTGCGGAAGCGCAGATCCCTGAAGGGGAAGAAGACGGTGGCCCCGCAGCCGAAGGGCGCGGTGCGCTCGTGGTCGGGGAAGAGATCCAGGTCGTGCCGGTGACGCTCCACCACCTCCAGCCCCGCGTGGATGGCGAGCCAGTAGAGCAGGTTGGCCACCTGGCACAGCCCGCCTCCGGGTCCCTCGGAGAGGCTGCCGTCATGCAGCTCGGGCCCCGGGCGGAAGCCGCGCAGCCGGATGGGCGGCCCCACCACCGTGTGCCACGAGAAGGTCTCCCCGGGCGCGAGCACGAGGCCGTGGATGCGCGAGGCCCCCAGCCGCACGTTGTGCTCCTTGGCTTGTTGGAGGGCCTCTTCGTAGATCGTGATCTCCCGGCGCAGTGGGCTGGAGCGCTCGCAGTGCGCGTGCGGGAAGTGGGTGGTGTCTCCGCGCTCGGGCGGGGGCGGGGGACGGAGGAGTGCCATCGCGACCGCGGGCAGCCGTCGCAGGCCCGCGCGGATGGAGAATGGCACGAGCCTCCGGGCCAGGGCTCGCAGGGTGGGGGAGGGCGAGGTCATTCGGTGACGGGCCTCGGGTGTTTTCCGCGTGGGGGCGTTTTCGAGAGTCCTAGCCTTGCCCACGCGCGGGCCGCGCGTCCAGCCGGGGGCTCGGCCTGGGTATCCGCGACGCGCTCCGTACGAGGTGGCCCCTCCGGTCGCGCTCTTGACCAACTGGTCCGACAGTCAGACCAGTTGGTGAACTTCGGCGGGTCAGGGCTCCGCGTTGGCGGACCGGGTCTCGGCGAGCACCGGGGCCGTGGCGGGCACGGGCATCGAGCGGGCCCGGAGCCGCGAGCTCATCATGGACACCAGCGCGCCCAGCGAGCATACCGGCTTCGCGTCCGGCTCGATGATGCGCGTGGCCAGGAAGGCCGCGGACACCCGCGTCACCGCGGACAGCAGGAAGAGCACATGCAGGTTCACCCAGAGGTGGCCCCCGAGGGTGAACTCGGTGGGCAGCAGGCTCGCGAGGCCCCCGCCCAGCGCCGAGGCCGCCGCATAGGCCAGCCCGCCCGCCGTGGAGAACGCCGCGAGGTAGAACGGCCGGCCCTTGCGCGGCGCCACCGACAGCGGCAGCGCGAAGATGGCCAGGCCGTGGCCGCCCCAGAGCACACCGGCCATCACCACGTCCAGCAGCAGGGGCCAGAGGAACGTGGCCGTCGGGAACAGCCAGATGGTGGGGATGACGCCGATTCCCAGCGAGCACGCCAGCAGCACCGGCTGCGCCCCCACCCGGTCGAGGATCTTCCCCCACAGGGGCGCGGCGAGCATGCGCATCCCGGCCACGGCCGCCAGGTACAGGGCCATGGTGAGGAAGCTCATCTTCAGGTTCTTCAGCATGTGGAACGAGTAGAAGGGCGCGGACACGCCCACCGCCGCGTTCCAGGCCACCTGGTACACCAGCACCCGGCGCGCCCGCTCGTCACGCAGCGGCAGCAGCGCCGCGCGGAAGTCCAGCTTCGCCTTCTCCTTCTGCGGCGCCGGGTCGTGCTGGCGCATCATCAGCACCGTGGTCACCCCGCCCGCCACACAGGCCAGTCCGGCCAGCAGCGGCAGGCCCAGGCCCACGCCCTCGGGGGGGCGCAGCTTGTCCATCAGCACGCCGGCCACCAGCGAGGCCAACGTGC
This is a stretch of genomic DNA from Archangium violaceum. It encodes these proteins:
- a CDS encoding VanW family protein produces the protein MTSPSPTLRALARRLVPFSIRAGLRRLPAVAMALLRPPPPPERGDTTHFPHAHCERSSPLRREITIYEEALQQAKEHNVRLGASRIHGLVLAPGETFSWHTVVGPPIRLRGFRPGPELHDGSLSEGPGGGLCQVANLLYWLAIHAGLEVVERHRHDLDLFPDHERTAPFGCGATVFFPFRDLRFRNPHPWPVMLEVRVDATHVHGAVRMPENPGFRCEVLEVAHRFVRRDGSVWRENRLVRRTHTGGSFRDDPLSENHARVAYVVPEHQLELPESAAAGGTS
- a CDS encoding MFS transporter, with product MSLAVLRRNVLRSFAALASAVPLFRPGNSLPGAAAPLMGAPPASTTPTAAPGTAARRALRLSLKASVSEGIVAEVFTACAGATVLTAWALALKLGPFLVGVMTALPFFAQFIQFPAAWLTSTFGYRRVALVAVFLSRQVMLPLCVLPWLPLTLAGQQRLLVAVAAVSAVLGVIGNNAWVAWMGELVPESIRGRFFGRRTALCTLGSTLASLVAGVLMDKLRPPEGVGLGLPLLAGLACVAGGVTTVLMMRQHDPAPQKEKAKLDFRAALLPLRDERARRVLVYQVAWNAAVGVSAPFYSFHMLKNLKMSFLTMALYLAAVAGMRMLAAPLWGKILDRVGAQPVLLACSLGIGVIPTIWLFPTATFLWPLLLDVVMAGVLWGGHGLAIFALPLSVAPRKGRPFYLAAFSTAGGLAYAAASALGGGLASLLPTEFTLGGHLWVNLHVLFLLSAVTRVSAAFLATRIIEPDAKPVCSLGALVSMMSSRLRARSMPVPATAPVLAETRSANAEP